GTCTCTTGTACGAGTAGTATACTACGGTTTGAAGCCATATCCACATTTCTGACAGCGAAAAGCTTGCCTACGGCAAATATACGTGCATAGCTCCTCACAGAAGTGGCATGAGAACCATACAACACATTCTGTTAACACTTCGCGATATGCACGAGTAGATCACTCAGGCCGTAGTAACCTCCCCCGAGGCCTTGGGACTAAGGATTATAGAGGAAATATTATTGAATCTGGCGGTGGCGGATTGTAAGAGAAGGCTGGAGCAATGCGTGCCGAATAAACGAGGAGCATTAAGAATCTCATAAATCTTTGTCAGTTTCGAAAGTGAACAATAAAGGGTCTTGAGAGAAAGCCTTTGCTCTTGGGCAGCTCCGCTTTCCATATTAAAACACAAGTAGGACGCAAAAAAGTGCTTTTATAAGGCAGCTACTGCAGCGATGCGAATAAAATTTCTTCATTTAAGAGAAAACGTTGAATCCTGGCAACTCAACGCATCTGAAATTGCTAAATTGCTGCGTTGATGATAGCTAAGTTGCTAAATTGCtgaaactcagcaagaaaaaatgtagCAGTATGAAGTTCACAAGTAATGAatgcagcagcaaaaaaaaaaaagaacaaatatcaAAATTCTCTAAACTGCATCTCATAGAGCATCTCAAGTGGATAAATGTGATATATGAGGCTGCAGCTTACTTGAATATGGTAAAATGCTGACGAGGGTTTTGCAAACTCTTACTCACAAATTTTTTCAGAGCGGCGAAGAATAAATTATTTTTGTCCACTTTGCAGTAATTATAGGTAGAGTTTGCACAATGGtgctagcgtttttttttttcctaaattaCAGAGTAGAAAACTTAATACTTGAGTTTTATaaaattttgcaattttcaagGTATTCGTTTTCGAGAAAAGTTTATGATAAATTGAAAATTCATTATCTAGAATTACAACATTTACACTTCTCGATTTAAATGTAACGAGCCTCAATATATTGGTACAGTGGTTCCCAAGGGAAACGATCAATTCATTTCCATATATTTATGATGATCCAATGTTAAAGCTTCACCTTAGTGTCAAATAATGAGAATGCAGAAGAAAGGCAACAATAAAATTCATGGTACCACCTCCCACCACACCTCTGCAAAGAAAATGCTTGTATTAttcgttaattaattaatttattttttcattcatcGACAGGGAAAGACGGCCGTCGTTGCCTTATTTCAGACAAAAGAGAGATGACACAACCCTTGTTTTATTGAGGTAATACACGTCAACAGTCATCACCAGGAACGAAGTGTTCCAATTTGTTCTGGAAGAAGCGGTCAAGTAGAGCATCCAAGCGTTCTTTTAACGAAAATGTGCTTGACAGGTTCCTGCAATATTTTAGCGCGTTCCTTTCCAAAGGCACTTGAAGACTTCCAAAAAAAGCATGGAAGGAAagtaaaggaaagaacgaaaatattttctttgCTTAAGAAATGTGCACCTCTTTTTGATGTCGAAGGGACGCGTATCTCTACTTCCGGCCTTGTTTGCTGTATAGGGAAAGATTCGGTCCTCGGCGCAATATCGTAAACATGACATCTACATTTGTCTTAGACTCGACTTGAGTATTTTGCTCTTTGTACGCCCCTAGTAATCATTCTCCGTGCTTAGTGATTGCTAAGGAATATTACGAGGACAGATTGTGATGAAAAATACTTGTTTTCTCCAACTATGCAGGCCACTACAGTGTACAGCATTCGAGAATTCTATCTAAAGACAATGAACATCAGAGGGCTCGTGTCCGTCACCATGAAGGGTCGTTGGACTGTGCCCCTGTCCAGCGACAAAGTGGACTTTTTCTCACGCTGTTTATCTGATCCGACTGCCAATTCCTTCGGCAGCTACACAGAGGTAGGCCAGCAGACCATGAGAAAAACATTTCCGGCTTCTGGCACAAAATATAAATGTGTGTTCGTAACTTAGCTACAACGTCGCTAAGTTTAGTGAATTTCTGGTCACCTTAAGAAGAATATTGGAGAGAAAGCAGTTTTAGCTGTATTGGAAAGCTACCACTGAACAATACATAAAAAAGCCACTGTTACAACTGCGAGGCGCCGTAGACACGCGAAAGCAAACGAGCAAGCCACTTTAATGTTCCTGCATTAGCTTGCCGTGATGTCATCTATTTGGACAGTGTCTACTCAGGAAATATTACAACTTCCTTCGGTAAACATGCATTATTTCATTGTATTTCATAAGAGCCACAGAGTGAACTCAAAAAGTTTGAATAACTTTGACAACCCACAGCAACCCAAATCAGGAAGAAATATACTTTAAGATATTTGACGTCAGATTGCCCACTGGCCCTCGGGCTAAGGCGCGGGATTCGAAATTTGGAACTATGATTTTATTTTGTCTTCTAAAAGTGAGCCGGAAAAAATATCAGCAAAAAGTGAGAGTTTTCAAAGAATACGTTATCAATGTCAACTCATTCGGGCGTTTCTCTCCAGTGCCGCTTTGGTACCAGCTTTGACGTTCATGGAGTCTCTACTATTTCCTTAACGACATTTTAGTGATGTACCATAGCGAGCAAATTGCCCGAGTAAAATGTTCCCTAAGGAGTGTGGCTAAATGCAACGCTTCGCTACAGTTTATCACAAGCGAGATATAAGGACTTCCATTTGTAGCTGCTTATGAGGCCATACCTAATACCTTATCGGTGAGCCATCTGAGTGCATCAAAGTGCCTTTTTAGGCAAAGCAAAATTGCGATATCTTCAGACAGTCTGAGAAAATCAGGTTTTTTTCGTGTTTCCATTTCAACCGATGACTCACCCTCACTGGAAGTAATGTAAAGTTACACTTTAAACATAATACGTAGGTCCTATAGAAAATATTGAAACAACATACATTTTAGCATGGCATCATCAGGAGGAGGAGGCATGATAGCGTACATCATCATGCTTTTCGCCATAGTATCAAAAATAATCATTAAACTTTATCTTACCACATTATCGAAGTGTCTTTGAGCCGAGTAATGGTTTACCTGAAGAAACATCACGAAAAATGTCCTTTCTATTATTCATCTTCTTTAGCACATTTACAGCTACAACATAAAAGTATTTGTGTTTCGTTTTGACAAGTAATGATTGTCTGTTTCTCGTGATAATTTCTTTGCTGTTATAAATAGATTTCGAATAAAGCTGAACACTCGGAAAACAATCTGTAAGTGCTTTCACTCTTTTTGGAAACTGAAAAATTATATAAAGTGGAATGTGTTCTTGGCAGTATTATTTAGGCCTTGCCATATTGTGGTTCTCCGAAATGCGTGTAAATGCATCGCGTTTCCAGCTGTAATTATAAAGTTGTCCGGACCAAGCCCACCACTTGCCTTCATGTAAAGGTGCCGTGCGCTCTTGAAGCTGCTTCAAGCTGCTTTGTGTCCTGTGTCGCCACCCCCTTACGACTCTAACTGTGAGAGAAATATGCAATTCATTATCTCCATGACTTAGTGATTTTTCATTGAAACTATGAAGTTCTCGCTCTTGACTTGACAACTTGCTAAAAAAGAAAGCTCTGAACACCGATCCCAGTAGCAGCATCAATACTGTGTGCCACGTTATGAAACAAAATTCAACGTATTTTTTATATTCCCTGACTTTTGTTAACCGTGCTTTACAATCATTACCGGAAAGCTAAATGTTTGCCAAGGCTTGGCCAGCCAAGAGCCTTTTTCATGGATCTCCTttcatggtgtgtgtgtgtgtgtgtgtgtgtgtgtgtgtgtgtgtgtgtgtgtgtgtgtgtgtgtgtgtgtgtttgtgtgtgtgtgtgtgtgtgtgtgcgtgcgtgtgtgtgtgtgtgtgtgtgtgtgtgtgtgtgtgtgtgtgtgtgtgtgtgtgtgtgtgtgtgtgtgtgtgtgtgtgcgcgcgcgcccgtgtgtgcgtgtgtgcgtgcgtgtgtgcgtgcgtgtgcgtgcgtgcgtgcgcaaatAAGAAGGAAATACACTTCCAACAAACCATCAACTTGCCTTGAAGCAGGTCAGCCATAGCGTCTTGCAATATCCTCCTCTTATAGCTGTTTCGCACTTCGTTTCCTCAGGTGTGCCCGAGGACCAGCTCAGAGCCAGGTGACAAAAACAGGACTCAGTTCACTTACTCGGACCAGCATTGCGCCATGATCACGTATATCCCAAGCATCAACCGCGCATTCGTCTACGACAACGAGGAGGGATTAGCTGTCAAGGTGAACGGCAtctttttttctgcaaaaccagccGTGCTTGGCTGCACAGTATATTTTGCGGGCGAGTGCCAGTACCAGCGCTGCCATACTATTGTACGAATTTCTGAACTGCTTCAATATTACGGTTGCCATcaatgcagagaaaaaaaaaaagaagggcgcAGTGTTCACGTTTCCGTGTGCATGTGTCTGTGGGCACGTGTTTGcctgcgtgtgcatgtgcgtgcgtgtgtgtgcatgcgtaagTGTGCGAGAGGGAGAGCAGAAGAAAGGGGGTGTAGGAAGGAGTGAAGACGTGTTTTTATGACAACTATGCTATGCAAGAATACAAGCAGGATCGAAGCAAACTGAAATGATACACCGAGTACAAATATTGTGTAAGCAAAATTTATTCAGCGCAGTCTATAATTAAAGTTCGTAAACTCTTAATCGTTGCATATAGACGCAGTGTCTAATGCCAATAGCTGACTGAGCTTCGTTTCGGTAACCGAGGGATATGTGAGAGCAGGACAAAGAGCAATGTGCGTTAATTTTGCTCATGCCGCGCAAATTGGTCGTCCTAGCGGACGCGATAAGCGCTAACAGTGGGTGGCCACCGAGATGCGTCGGATCGTACACTGTACAAGTACATTGTACACTGCGCAGACGTAGCAGAAATACTGCAATTTGACTCCTCCGTAGAGGCTGGGAataaaaattacggcagaaacaATCCTCGGCTATGATCTAAGTCAGTGCAAAGCATTTCTACCCTACATCTGGCGCACAGCTCCAATGAGCTGACATGCTCCCGGAGAAACGCTCGCTCGAGGTCCGCCACATGCGCGGGCTGCGACACCCTGGCAGGTGCTACGCGCCGCACTGACTTCGTCTTCGAGAGAGTGCTTCTGGATGTGCTCGTCTGCGTCCCGCTAGTGGAAGCCCTCCAATCGGCGCCGCATGGCCTCGGCGGCCTGTTCAGCGGCCGTCGAAGGCGGAACCAGCAGCCCTGCGCGTGCGATTTGCCGTTCCGTTTTCGCTAGACCGGAGCGACCAGCGTGCAGTGGGCTGTTAATTTTGCTCGACCGAAGTTGATAAGTGCCTGCTTCAATGTATTTTCTTCCTTGTGTGTACGCTGGTTAACATCAGAAGTGCCTTTCACTGCACCTACGTCGTCCGGAGAGCACTGTAGGGGTAGGTTGTGGCTGCAACTAGGGAAAACGAAAGACTATCGCGCACAGCGTGTGCGCAAAAACGCGCTAAGAAGGAGCAACGTGGTTGCAACATATTTCTGCTGCACCGCTTCCCCGCGAACGTCGAC
Above is a genomic segment from Dermacentor andersoni chromosome 8, qqDerAnde1_hic_scaffold, whole genome shotgun sequence containing:
- the LOC129383602 gene encoding uncharacterized protein, which translates into the protein MPPTRHPFDTPPDDITNSYNYDLATTVYSIREFYLKTMNIRGLVSVTMKGRWTVPLSSDKVDFFSRCLSDPTANSFGSYTEVCPRTSSEPGDKNRTQFTYSDQHCAMITYIPSINRAFVYDNEEGLAVKLCSAKSDYPELKFGIAAFDIEYDDYDNKCASLNMYGRNSRLKQLKMVVDYFRGHSNHNFKEEACRVLWE